The following coding sequences are from one Microbulbifer sp. TB1203 window:
- the ltrA gene encoding group II intron reverse transcriptase/maturase encodes MMAEKAGAPSSDAQRWLAIDWPEVEKHVYRLQVRIAKSIREQRWGRARALQHLLSRSFAAKVLAVKRVISNKGSRTAGVDGVLWTSPGQYWRAAQKLRTAGYRAQPLRRIYIPKKNGKRRPLGIPTLHDRAMQALYALGLKPIAETTGDKHSYGFREKRSLHDACKQGFIVLAQRTAAQWVLEADIKACFDRISHEWLLTHIPLPKRVLRQWLKAGYMDKEARYETEDGTPQGGIISPILCNMALDGLEELVVPASRSRGRSKLHVIRYADDFIITGKSPAALEEEVRPKVERFLAERGLQLSEEKTRISHIEQGFNFLGFHFKKYRKTLLIQPQDGKTRELLMKVRGVLKQYRGIPFHALLAKLNAVIRGWAYAYRHVVAKERLSYVDDKIYPLVKKWLQREHRSKTWAWIRKRYRERFKGRIEYGCYYPTTSGPKLIRLFKASDLPIRYHSKIRSDANPYDLEDSDYFEARAKKQRVNARRDRRFLNSSSYEKLAA; translated from the coding sequence ATGATGGCTGAAAAAGCTGGTGCACCTTCAAGCGATGCCCAACGATGGCTGGCGATTGACTGGCCGGAAGTGGAAAAGCACGTTTATCGACTGCAAGTGCGTATCGCAAAATCTATACGCGAACAGCGGTGGGGTAGAGCTCGCGCTCTGCAACACCTGTTATCGCGCTCGTTTGCAGCGAAAGTATTGGCTGTTAAACGGGTCATATCCAATAAAGGAAGCCGCACAGCGGGTGTTGACGGGGTGCTCTGGACGTCACCGGGTCAATACTGGCGTGCGGCGCAAAAACTAAGGACAGCCGGTTATCGAGCGCAACCGCTGCGCAGGATCTATATTCCGAAAAAGAACGGCAAACGCCGCCCTTTAGGAATACCTACCCTTCACGACCGGGCAATGCAAGCGCTCTATGCGCTGGGGCTTAAGCCGATTGCGGAAACCACGGGAGATAAACATTCCTACGGATTTCGAGAGAAGCGCAGCCTGCACGATGCCTGCAAGCAAGGTTTTATTGTTCTGGCCCAAAGGACCGCAGCACAATGGGTTCTGGAAGCTGATATCAAAGCCTGCTTTGATCGCATCAGTCATGAATGGTTGTTGACGCATATCCCGCTGCCCAAGCGGGTGTTAAGGCAATGGCTTAAAGCGGGGTATATGGACAAGGAAGCACGCTACGAAACGGAAGACGGCACCCCGCAAGGTGGCATTATATCGCCGATCCTGTGCAATATGGCACTAGACGGTTTGGAAGAGTTGGTCGTTCCTGCCTCGCGCAGTCGCGGGCGCAGTAAACTGCACGTCATTCGATATGCAGACGACTTCATTATTACAGGGAAGAGTCCAGCTGCTCTGGAGGAAGAGGTTCGGCCAAAGGTTGAACGTTTCCTGGCAGAGCGCGGATTACAGCTCTCAGAAGAGAAAACGCGCATCAGTCATATTGAGCAAGGCTTCAACTTTCTGGGCTTTCATTTTAAAAAGTACCGAAAAACCTTGCTGATCCAGCCTCAAGACGGTAAAACCCGAGAGTTGCTTATGAAGGTGCGAGGCGTGCTGAAGCAATATCGCGGCATTCCGTTTCACGCCCTACTGGCAAAACTCAACGCTGTGATCAGAGGCTGGGCCTATGCGTATCGACACGTGGTAGCAAAAGAACGCCTGAGTTACGTCGACGACAAGATCTATCCACTGGTGAAAAAGTGGCTTCAAAGGGAACACCGATCTAAGACGTGGGCATGGATCAGAAAACGCTACCGTGAGCGCTTCAAAGGTCGTATTGAGTACGGGTGCTACTATCCGACAACGTCGGGTCCAAAACTCATACGGTTGTTCAAGGCCAGTGACCTGCCGATTCGGTATCACAGCAAGATACGCAGTGATGCCAATCCATATGATCTGGAGGACAGCGATTACTTTGAAGCGAGAGCCAAGAAGCAGCGGGTGAATGCACGACGGGATCGAAGGTTCCTGAACAGCTCGTCGTATGAGAAACTGGCCGCCTAA
- a CDS encoding GFA family protein has product MVKGNCNCGAVSFEINREISDVFICHCSICRRSTGSMGIAVSIVGKADFKWSKGKDHVRLWSKPEHDWQTSFCEICGSPVPGENDEKNMYVPVSLISTDTTNLKVAHHLFVGSKAEWEEIGDSGKQHVEGYSG; this is encoded by the coding sequence ATGGTAAAAGGAAATTGTAACTGTGGGGCGGTGTCGTTTGAAATAAACAGAGAAATTTCAGATGTATTTATATGCCACTGCTCAATTTGTCGCCGATCGACCGGAAGCATGGGAATCGCTGTTAGCATCGTAGGTAAAGCTGATTTTAAGTGGTCGAAAGGTAAAGATCATGTCCGTCTATGGTCAAAGCCAGAACATGATTGGCAAACGAGTTTCTGTGAGATTTGTGGCTCTCCGGTTCCCGGTGAAAACGATGAAAAGAATATGTATGTTCCTGTAAGCTTAATATCCACGGATACCACTAATCTTAAAGTAGCACATCATCTTTTTGTTGGCTCCAAAGCTGAGTGGGAAGAAATTGGGGATTCAGGTAAACAGCACGTTGAGGGCTATAGTGGGTAA